From Myxococcales bacterium, the proteins below share one genomic window:
- a CDS encoding response regulator: protein MQPEMPAVKILIVDDDRAICDYMQTLLEKDGFAVTTTSDPTSVEELVRTGGFHLVILDLMMPKMDGIETLKRIRKVDSDVAVVIFTGYPNLETAVASMKLDAVDYLKKPIVPDEFREVLGRIMRKKGLARSPEEQLHRVIGDTIRQLRKDKDLTLKQMARRTNLSVSLLSQIERAESSASISSLYKIALALESRIQDLFGDF, encoded by the coding sequence ATGCAGCCCGAGATGCCGGCCGTGAAGATCCTCATCGTCGACGACGACCGCGCCATCTGCGACTACATGCAGACCCTCCTCGAGAAGGACGGGTTCGCGGTCACCACCACGAGCGACCCGACGTCGGTCGAGGAGCTCGTTCGGACGGGCGGGTTCCACCTCGTCATCCTCGATCTCATGATGCCCAAGATGGACGGCATCGAGACGCTGAAGCGCATCCGGAAGGTCGACAGCGACGTAGCCGTCGTGATCTTCACCGGGTACCCGAACCTCGAGACCGCCGTGGCCTCGATGAAGCTCGACGCCGTCGACTACCTCAAGAAGCCCATCGTACCGGACGAGTTCCGCGAGGTGCTCGGGCGCATCATGCGCAAGAAGGGCCTCGCGCGGAGCCCCGAAGAGCAGCTCCACCGCGTGATCGGCGACACGATCCGCCAGCTCCGCAAGGACAAGGATCTCACGCTGAAGCAGATGGCGCGCCGCACGAACCTGAGCGTCTCGCTCCTCTCCCAGATCGAGCGCGCCGAGTCGTCGGCCTCGATCTCGTCGCTCTACAAAATCGCGCTCGCCCTGGAGTCCCGCATCCAGGATCTCTTCGGCGACTTCTGA
- a CDS encoding S8 family serine peptidase: MLSRRALCAFTLTACAVASATTIGAHDARAAWPPARGADMRDKTNWPNDYAARWNYASFLPEQQPGTPPYLSADKKLGASGMSIDKAWTFTVGRPDVRIAVLDSGIHWESRDLVNKVALNQGELRGEKRPKTESGGVCGGQGPLAGYDCNGDGLFTIADYANDPRMSPDVPGEKCFTDGDRTKLGADRKKGDQNRNCVLDPGDLIELFSDGVDDDANGYKDDIAGWDFFKDDNNPYDDTRYGHGTGEARDAAAEGNNGIDEIGVCPGCTFVPLRVGDSFITDVDDFAQATVYAADLGVKVVQEALGTINQTPFAKAAIDYAYTKGAVVVASMADENSRHHNMPGVANHTLTVHTVRYNGPNPNASSTFLNYDTCSNYGAHLSMSVSGTRCSSEATGRAAGIAGLLYSMAAQKGIELTAEEAIQIFRMQADDIDVEESRSPDPELSGRLYFSKPGWDQRFGYGRANAERMMKAIDELRIPPEVDITSPEWFTPLVAGRGPGQVAIAGRVSARRATSYDYRVEWAPGVEPDDTLFKPLVAEKTNVPGATVSGGTADAPLAALDPSQIDTTHPRDADSPRGENDRTITIRVRAIAHYPGYDVPGEARRAITITNEKNGGDKDLLPGFPLYLGTSLEASPKLADIDGDGLRDIVQLGSDGLVHVLSMRTGAPVEASGFPYRTRVVDGLAQDPGDPAVPSYLTAPAYAQSQTSGIVPSNIHEAIMSAPAIADLDGDGKQEIVFVSYPGTLYVIDSRGKDLPGWPKRMPLVPSCPLDPAVKAPEPCMDVRNGLARGLYASPVVVDMNKDGKKEIVQAAFDGKVHVFKVDGSPLDGFPVEVHHPLAARKNRIFTTPAVADVTGDGIPEIFTGSNEEIGGGGNAGPIFAVNGLGTRAPGGPYLTNWPAVMTSFHLFPLVAEGVTSSPAVGDFDGDGRAEALFQGNGASPLVLPADPGPQTAFGEPPARLPVVRNEDGSERRGLAPTSVFGEHSKAMRPDTMFPLFSQPSIGDLDQDGVPDVIASGASLSLAGALSGGSVAPKQAQHLLAAWSGKTGDMLPGMPFVIEDFSFLTNHAVADVNGDDYPEVITGTGVYMLHAVDACGREAQGWPKHTGGWIAAAPAVGDVDGDRNLDVVVGTRNGYLFAWKTPGKTDGVVQWESFHHDNANTGNIATPLEQGVTKRAARPLEAAACVPPQDPGDDILTAGGGCACSTAGEPTSPVSRALFGASLGAVGLALIRRRRRAS, encoded by the coding sequence ATGCTCTCGCGCCGCGCCCTCTGTGCCTTTACCCTCACCGCCTGCGCCGTCGCCTCGGCGACGACCATCGGAGCTCACGACGCGCGTGCGGCGTGGCCCCCGGCGCGCGGCGCCGACATGCGCGACAAGACCAACTGGCCGAACGACTACGCGGCGCGATGGAACTACGCCTCGTTCCTCCCCGAGCAGCAGCCCGGGACGCCGCCCTACCTGTCGGCCGACAAGAAGCTCGGCGCCTCGGGCATGAGCATCGACAAGGCGTGGACCTTCACCGTGGGCCGCCCCGACGTACGCATCGCCGTGCTGGACTCGGGCATCCACTGGGAGAGCCGCGACCTCGTGAACAAGGTCGCCCTGAACCAAGGCGAGCTCCGCGGCGAGAAGCGGCCGAAGACCGAGAGCGGCGGGGTGTGCGGCGGCCAGGGCCCGCTCGCCGGCTACGACTGCAACGGCGACGGGCTCTTCACGATCGCCGACTACGCGAACGACCCCCGCATGAGCCCCGACGTCCCCGGGGAGAAGTGCTTCACCGACGGAGACCGCACGAAGCTCGGGGCCGACCGCAAAAAGGGCGATCAGAACCGCAACTGCGTGCTCGATCCCGGAGACCTCATCGAGCTCTTCTCCGACGGCGTCGACGACGACGCGAACGGCTACAAAGACGACATCGCAGGGTGGGACTTCTTCAAGGACGACAACAACCCCTACGACGACACGCGGTACGGCCACGGCACGGGCGAGGCTCGGGACGCGGCCGCCGAGGGCAACAACGGCATCGACGAGATCGGCGTGTGCCCCGGGTGCACGTTCGTCCCGCTCCGCGTCGGCGACAGCTTCATCACCGACGTCGACGACTTTGCGCAGGCCACGGTGTACGCGGCCGACCTCGGCGTGAAGGTCGTTCAGGAGGCGCTCGGCACCATCAACCAGACGCCCTTCGCGAAGGCCGCGATCGACTACGCCTACACCAAAGGCGCCGTGGTCGTGGCGAGCATGGCCGACGAGAACTCGCGCCACCACAACATGCCGGGCGTCGCGAACCACACCCTCACGGTGCACACCGTTCGCTACAACGGCCCCAACCCGAACGCGTCGAGCACGTTCCTCAACTACGACACCTGCTCGAACTACGGCGCTCACCTCTCGATGAGCGTGAGCGGGACCCGATGCTCGAGCGAGGCCACGGGGCGCGCTGCCGGGATCGCCGGGCTCCTCTACTCGATGGCCGCGCAGAAGGGCATCGAGCTCACGGCCGAGGAGGCGATCCAGATCTTCCGGATGCAGGCCGACGACATCGACGTCGAAGAGTCGCGGAGCCCCGATCCCGAGCTGTCCGGCCGCCTCTATTTCTCGAAGCCCGGGTGGGACCAGCGCTTCGGCTACGGGCGCGCGAACGCCGAGCGCATGATGAAGGCCATCGACGAGCTTCGGATCCCGCCCGAGGTCGACATCACCTCGCCCGAGTGGTTCACGCCGCTCGTCGCGGGGCGCGGGCCCGGCCAGGTCGCGATCGCGGGCCGCGTGTCGGCGAGGCGCGCCACATCGTACGACTACCGCGTCGAGTGGGCTCCCGGCGTCGAGCCCGACGACACGCTCTTCAAGCCGCTCGTCGCCGAGAAGACCAACGTGCCCGGCGCGACCGTCTCCGGGGGCACGGCCGACGCCCCGCTCGCGGCGCTCGACCCCTCCCAGATCGACACGACCCACCCGCGTGACGCGGACTCCCCGCGGGGCGAGAACGACCGCACCATCACGATCCGCGTGCGCGCCATCGCGCATTACCCCGGCTACGACGTGCCCGGCGAGGCTCGGCGCGCCATCACCATCACCAACGAAAAGAACGGCGGCGACAAGGACCTTCTCCCTGGTTTTCCGCTGTACTTGGGCACTTCCCTCGAGGCGAGCCCGAAGCTCGCCGACATCGACGGCGACGGCCTCCGCGACATCGTTCAGCTCGGGTCCGACGGCCTCGTCCACGTGCTCTCGATGCGCACGGGCGCTCCGGTCGAGGCGAGCGGCTTCCCGTACCGCACCCGGGTGGTCGATGGGCTCGCCCAAGATCCGGGCGATCCGGCCGTGCCGAGCTACCTCACGGCGCCCGCGTACGCCCAGTCGCAGACGTCGGGCATCGTGCCGTCGAACATCCACGAGGCCATCATGTCGGCTCCCGCCATCGCCGACCTCGACGGCGACGGAAAGCAGGAGATCGTCTTCGTCTCGTACCCGGGCACGCTCTACGTGATCGACAGCCGCGGCAAAGACCTCCCGGGCTGGCCGAAGCGCATGCCGCTCGTACCGTCGTGCCCCCTCGACCCGGCCGTGAAGGCTCCAGAGCCGTGCATGGACGTCCGGAACGGGCTCGCGCGCGGGCTCTACGCCTCACCGGTCGTCGTCGACATGAACAAGGACGGCAAAAAAGAGATCGTCCAGGCCGCCTTCGACGGGAAGGTCCACGTCTTCAAGGTCGACGGGAGCCCGCTCGACGGCTTCCCGGTCGAGGTGCACCATCCCCTCGCCGCCCGGAAAAACCGCATCTTCACGACCCCGGCGGTCGCGGACGTGACCGGCGATGGCATCCCCGAGATCTTCACCGGCTCGAACGAAGAGATCGGCGGCGGCGGCAACGCGGGCCCCATCTTCGCGGTGAACGGCCTCGGCACGCGCGCGCCGGGCGGCCCGTACCTCACGAACTGGCCGGCCGTGATGACGTCGTTCCACCTCTTCCCGCTGGTCGCCGAGGGAGTCACGAGCTCGCCCGCGGTCGGTGACTTCGACGGCGACGGGCGCGCCGAGGCCCTCTTCCAAGGCAACGGGGCCTCTCCGCTCGTGCTCCCCGCCGATCCGGGGCCTCAGACCGCCTTCGGAGAGCCTCCCGCGCGCCTCCCCGTCGTCCGCAACGAGGACGGCTCCGAGCGGCGTGGGCTCGCGCCGACCTCCGTGTTCGGCGAGCACAGCAAAGCGATGCGCCCCGACACCATGTTCCCGCTCTTCAGCCAGCCCTCGATCGGCGACCTCGACCAAGACGGCGTCCCCGACGTGATCGCCTCGGGCGCTTCGCTCAGCCTCGCCGGCGCGCTCTCGGGTGGCAGCGTCGCGCCCAAGCAGGCCCAGCACCTCTTGGCCGCGTGGAGCGGGAAGACGGGCGACATGCTGCCCGGCATGCCGTTCGTCATCGAGGACTTCAGCTTCCTCACGAACCACGCGGTAGCCGACGTCAACGGCGACGACTACCCCGAGGTGATCACGGGCACGGGCGTCTACATGCTCCACGCCGTCGACGCGTGCGGGCGCGAGGCCCAAGGCTGGCCGAAGCACACCGGGGGCTGGATCGCGGCCGCGCCCGCGGTCGGCGACGTCGACGGGGACCGCAACCTCGATGTGGTCGTAGGTACTCGAAATGGCTACCTTTTCGCCTGGAAGACGCCGGGCAAGACCGACGGCGTCGTGCAGTGGGAGTCGTTCCACCACGACAACGCGAACACCGGCAACATCGCCACGCCGCTCGAGCAGGGCGTGACGAAGCGCGCCGCTCGGCCCCTCGAGGCGGCTGCGTGCGTTCCGCCCCAAGACCCGGGCGACGACATCCTCACGGCGGGCGGAGGCTGCGCGTGCTCGACGGCGGGCGAGCCCACGTCTCCGGTGTCCCGCGCCCTCTTCGGGGCCTCCCTCGGCGCCGTGGGCCTCGCCCTCATCCGGCGACGCCGACGCGCGAGCTGA
- the bioA gene encoding adenosylmethionine--8-amino-7-oxononanoate transaminase, with the protein MKASRSHVVRADRAHVWHPYTAADLWENEDPIVVTAAHGSWLVDADGSHLLDGNASWWTKTLGHGHPRLREALAAQARAFDHVAFAGITHEPAALLAEELVALAPAGLSRVFYTDNGSGAIEVAVKIAVQSFLQRGLPAKRRFLSLDGAYHGDTIGAASLGGVDIFRRPFAGVLFECFHAAPGATPEAFAAIERVLRDNADTIAAVFVEPVLQGAEGMRLYAPELLSHLRTLTRELDVLLVCDEVFTGYGRTGPMWASAHAGITPDLMCLGKAFAQVLPMGATLATEALYDTFRGPKEHALLYGHTFAGNPLGAALAREVLAIYRDEDVLGQVAAKSKVVAKAMHEAAKLPLVGSPRALGMMGAVDLAGHASPFEGEASDYLGALGWRVYREARARGAYLRPLGNTVYLCPPLTIPDRDLDRLLAIMLESIEAVTRQNPK; encoded by the coding sequence ATGAAGGCCTCGCGATCGCACGTCGTCCGCGCCGACCGCGCGCACGTCTGGCACCCCTACACCGCCGCGGACCTCTGGGAGAACGAAGACCCGATCGTGGTCACGGCCGCCCACGGCTCTTGGCTCGTCGACGCGGACGGCTCCCACCTCCTCGACGGCAACGCCTCGTGGTGGACGAAGACCCTCGGACACGGTCACCCCCGCCTCCGCGAGGCCCTCGCGGCCCAAGCTCGCGCCTTCGACCACGTCGCCTTCGCGGGCATCACGCACGAGCCGGCCGCCCTCTTGGCCGAGGAGCTCGTCGCCCTCGCGCCCGCGGGCCTATCACGTGTATTTTACACGGACAACGGCTCCGGCGCGATCGAGGTCGCGGTGAAGATCGCCGTGCAGTCCTTCCTTCAGCGCGGGCTCCCCGCGAAGCGGCGCTTCCTCTCGCTCGACGGCGCGTACCACGGAGACACGATCGGGGCCGCGAGCCTCGGCGGGGTCGACATCTTCCGAAGGCCGTTCGCCGGGGTTTTGTTCGAGTGTTTTCACGCGGCTCCCGGCGCGACGCCCGAGGCCTTCGCCGCGATCGAGCGAGTCCTCCGCGACAACGCCGACACGATCGCAGCCGTCTTCGTCGAGCCGGTGCTCCAGGGGGCCGAGGGCATGCGCCTCTATGCGCCGGAGCTCCTCTCCCACTTGCGCACGCTCACCCGCGAGCTCGACGTCCTGCTCGTGTGCGACGAGGTCTTCACGGGGTACGGCCGCACGGGGCCGATGTGGGCCTCCGCGCACGCGGGCATCACGCCCGATCTGATGTGCCTCGGGAAGGCCTTCGCCCAGGTGCTCCCCATGGGAGCGACGCTCGCCACCGAGGCGCTCTACGACACCTTCCGCGGACCGAAGGAGCACGCGCTGCTCTACGGCCACACCTTCGCCGGGAACCCGCTCGGGGCCGCGCTCGCTCGCGAGGTGCTCGCCATCTACCGCGACGAGGACGTACTCGGTCAGGTCGCGGCGAAGTCGAAGGTCGTCGCGAAGGCCATGCACGAGGCGGCGAAGCTGCCTCTCGTGGGCTCGCCGCGCGCGCTCGGCATGATGGGCGCGGTCGACCTCGCCGGACACGCGTCTCCCTTCGAGGGCGAGGCCTCGGACTACCTCGGCGCCCTCGGCTGGCGCGTGTACCGCGAGGCGCGAGCGCGCGGGGCGTACCTCCGGCCGCTCGGCAACACGGTGTACCTCTGCCCGCCGCTCACCATCCCCGACCGGGACCTCGACCGCCTGCTCGCCATCATGCTCGAGTCGATCGAGGCCGTCACACGCCAAAATCCAAAGTAA
- a CDS encoding cupredoxin domain-containing protein, giving the protein MRMALLAVISLVAGTSALVGCKGSEPVAPKNGTVAITADGTGFSPSSVEAKRGEKLELVFTRTSDDTCATEVVFPELSIKKDLPLKTAVSIVVPTGEARTLTFQCGMGMYKSKVLVK; this is encoded by the coding sequence ATGCGAATGGCTCTCCTCGCCGTGATCTCGCTCGTCGCTGGCACCTCCGCGCTCGTGGGCTGCAAGGGCTCCGAGCCCGTCGCCCCCAAGAACGGAACCGTCGCCATCACGGCCGACGGCACCGGATTTTCTCCGAGCTCGGTCGAGGCGAAGCGCGGCGAGAAGCTCGAGCTAGTCTTCACCCGCACGAGCGACGACACCTGCGCGACCGAGGTCGTGTTCCCCGAGCTGTCGATCAAGAAAGACCTCCCGCTCAAGACGGCGGTGTCGATCGTCGTCCCCACGGGGGAGGCCCGCACGCTGACGTTTCAGTGCGGGATGGGCATGTACAAGAGCAAGGTGCTCGTAAAGTAG
- a CDS encoding TatD family hydrolase has translation MSRRLVDTHCHLDPQYLPGGPGDVLARADAAGVGGFVTIGVGRDTRAAIDAVALAESRPATIAATVGVHPHDAAGCDDATFDVISELARREVVVAVGEIGLDYHYDHSPRATQREVFARFVGLARALRKPIVVHTREAAADTLDVLEAEGASDVGGIIHCFSEDRAFAARALDMGFYLSFSGIVTFKSATSVHDVGAWAPRDRILVETDAPYLAPIPFRGKPCEPAHLPHTARRLAELRKVAPEDVAEATTRNAEAVFRRVFAEA, from the coding sequence ATGTCCCGTCGTCTCGTCGACACGCACTGCCACCTCGACCCTCAGTACCTGCCCGGGGGGCCGGGCGACGTCCTCGCGCGGGCCGACGCGGCGGGGGTGGGTGGTTTCGTCACCATCGGTGTCGGTCGGGACACCCGCGCGGCGATCGACGCCGTCGCGCTCGCCGAGTCGAGGCCCGCGACGATCGCCGCGACCGTCGGGGTCCACCCTCACGACGCCGCCGGGTGCGACGACGCGACGTTCGACGTGATCTCCGAGCTGGCGCGGCGCGAGGTCGTGGTGGCCGTGGGAGAGATCGGCCTCGACTACCACTACGACCACTCGCCCCGCGCCACGCAGCGCGAGGTCTTCGCGCGGTTCGTGGGGCTCGCCCGCGCGCTTCGCAAGCCCATCGTCGTGCACACCCGGGAGGCCGCCGCCGATACCCTCGACGTGCTCGAGGCCGAGGGCGCGAGCGACGTGGGCGGCATCATCCACTGCTTCAGCGAGGACCGCGCCTTCGCCGCGAGGGCCCTCGACATGGGGTTCTATCTGTCGTTCTCGGGCATCGTGACGTTCAAGTCGGCGACGAGCGTGCACGACGTCGGCGCTTGGGCGCCCCGCGATCGCATCCTGGTCGAGACGGACGCTCCTTACCTGGCTCCGATCCCGTTTCGCGGAAAACCGTGTGAGCCCGCGCACTTACCCCACACGGCTCGTCGCCTCGCCGAGCTGCGAAAGGTCGCCCCCGAGGACGTGGCCGAAGCCACCACCCGAAACGCGGAGGCCGTGTTTCGCCGAGTGTTCGCCGAGGCATAG
- a CDS encoding (2Fe-2S) ferredoxin domain-containing protein, with protein MPHRKRYLFVCTNRREDGHPKGSCAASGSEEILKLLKAGLLKEGVAAEARACGSTCLDLCEIGAVVVQEPEHVSYGHVTAGDVPEIVAAVARGDVVSRLVVAPKDP; from the coding sequence GTGCCCCACCGAAAGCGCTACCTCTTCGTCTGCACGAACCGTCGTGAGGACGGCCACCCCAAAGGCTCGTGCGCTGCCTCGGGCAGCGAGGAAATCTTGAAGCTCCTCAAGGCCGGGCTCCTGAAAGAGGGCGTCGCGGCGGAGGCTCGCGCGTGCGGTTCGACGTGCCTCGACCTCTGCGAGATCGGCGCCGTCGTCGTCCAGGAGCCGGAGCACGTGAGCTACGGCCACGTCACGGCGGGCGACGTCCCCGAGATCGTGGCCGCCGTCGCGCGGGGGGACGTGGTCTCTCGCCTCGTGGTCGCGCCGAAGGACCCGTGA
- a CDS encoding TonB family protein — protein MEAVRRARGIGGVSLVVSLVAHAGALALLSWVAFVSLSKRDAELRAARGREIEVGTLELPLVGEGMISSDEKPDPRGEPPRPSGGVTTARVDDGRKGHGGEVQGARATNLADRDEKLSFAVANPSHLGADQVPRIDASQSRRSLEDRRSSREPMELTFLSQGQLARLERRAPSPTDPSRGARADVALANVVGGHLGSSTLGDELRGDVGASREGGRTASPGRGVADGREGQDHRAAAAVAHARPDVAEQKPSVQASERGRPTDDVDADQNVSTLVRSLVHASAQGGRGGEGQGGSAGPGDPGAGGTRGQGSTSAPLGLGDGGPVDFNTRDPRLFPYFRQIHAKVDPLWANAFPKSALYDLKQGTVILEFTVNADGSVVVSWPPARPSGIDEFDRNCADAIRRAAPFGPIPKELGVTRLRIRAPFEAKNPIVK, from the coding sequence GTGGAAGCCGTTCGTCGAGCGCGGGGCATCGGAGGTGTGAGCCTCGTCGTGTCGCTCGTGGCCCACGCGGGAGCTCTCGCGCTCCTCTCGTGGGTGGCGTTCGTGAGCCTCTCGAAGCGCGACGCGGAGCTGCGTGCCGCCCGCGGGCGCGAGATCGAGGTCGGGACGCTCGAGCTCCCGCTCGTCGGGGAGGGGATGATCTCCTCGGACGAGAAGCCCGACCCGCGGGGCGAGCCCCCTCGGCCGTCGGGAGGCGTCACGACCGCGCGGGTCGACGATGGCCGCAAAGGGCACGGGGGCGAGGTCCAGGGCGCCCGCGCGACGAACCTCGCCGACCGTGACGAGAAGCTCTCCTTCGCCGTCGCCAACCCGAGCCACCTCGGCGCCGATCAGGTGCCGCGGATCGACGCGAGCCAGTCGCGGCGGAGCCTCGAGGACCGCCGATCGTCGCGCGAGCCGATGGAGCTCACGTTCCTCTCGCAAGGCCAGCTCGCGCGTCTGGAGCGGCGCGCGCCGTCCCCCACGGATCCGAGCCGTGGCGCTCGAGCCGACGTGGCCCTCGCGAACGTGGTCGGCGGTCACCTCGGGTCGTCCACGCTCGGCGACGAGCTCCGAGGCGACGTCGGCGCGTCGCGCGAGGGTGGGCGCACGGCGAGCCCCGGGCGCGGCGTGGCCGATGGGCGCGAGGGCCAAGATCACCGCGCGGCGGCCGCCGTGGCGCACGCTCGCCCCGACGTCGCCGAGCAGAAGCCGAGCGTGCAGGCGAGCGAACGAGGGCGACCCACGGACGACGTCGACGCCGATCAGAACGTGTCGACCCTCGTGCGCTCCCTCGTTCATGCGAGCGCGCAGGGAGGCCGCGGAGGCGAGGGGCAGGGCGGGAGCGCAGGTCCTGGCGATCCGGGGGCGGGAGGCACACGAGGGCAAGGCTCGACGTCGGCGCCGCTCGGGCTCGGCGACGGAGGCCCGGTCGACTTCAACACGCGCGATCCGCGGCTATTTCCCTACTTTCGCCAGATCCACGCGAAGGTCGACCCGCTGTGGGCCAACGCCTTCCCGAAGAGCGCCCTCTACGATCTCAAGCAGGGCACCGTGATCCTCGAGTTTACGGTGAACGCGGACGGGAGCGTGGTCGTCTCGTGGCCTCCGGCGAGGCCGAGCGGCATCGACGAGTTCGATAGGAACTGCGCCGACGCGATCCGCAGGGCGGCTCCGTTCGGGCCCATCCCGAAGGAGCTCGGCGTCACGCGGCTCCGCATCCGCGCGCCGTTCGAGGCCAAGAACCCTATCGTCAAGTGA
- a CDS encoding sigma-54-dependent Fis family transcriptional regulator, protein MTDHDPTPPATNGPPPGDGATILVVDDERSNVESLEKIFQRENMRVLTAFDAKEGLEVLRQHKVHVVLTDLMMPGTTGLELLRAVKQVSPEVEVVLMTAYGSVEAAVSAMREGAYDFVEKPLRRLSIVKSVRKAVERGRLVAENQSLKQEIRLLSKREIVGNSPGLRRVVEVCAQAAPSLATVLVLGESGTGKELLARTIHDRSARARGPFVAVNCAAIPETILESELFGHERGAFTGAVGRKDGRFARAAGGTLFLDEIGELSPHVQVKLLRVLQEGEYEPLGGEPTRADVRVVAATNRDLLAEVHAGRFREDLYYRLNVISVTAPPLRARRDDIPLLVDHFLLVYCAKNGKSKIVPTREAIDRLLEYPWPGNVRELENVIERAVVLSRSSTLTEADLPEALVAPREPTSHALEFPIGTPLAEIEARVIRETLRHTKGDKSVAAQLLGISTRTIYRKIDGVIDE, encoded by the coding sequence ATGACCGATCACGATCCCACCCCGCCCGCGACGAACGGTCCTCCCCCCGGTGACGGGGCGACGATCCTGGTGGTCGACGACGAACGCTCCAACGTCGAGTCGCTCGAGAAGATCTTCCAACGCGAGAACATGCGCGTCCTCACGGCGTTCGACGCGAAGGAGGGGCTCGAGGTCCTGCGGCAGCACAAGGTGCACGTGGTGCTGACGGATCTCATGATGCCGGGCACGACGGGCCTCGAGCTGCTCCGCGCGGTGAAGCAGGTCAGCCCCGAGGTCGAGGTGGTGCTCATGACCGCGTACGGCTCGGTCGAGGCCGCCGTGTCGGCCATGCGCGAGGGCGCGTACGACTTCGTCGAGAAGCCCCTGCGCCGCCTCTCGATCGTGAAGAGCGTGCGCAAGGCCGTGGAGCGTGGCCGCCTCGTCGCCGAGAACCAGTCCTTGAAACAGGAAATTCGCCTCCTCTCCAAGCGCGAAATCGTGGGGAACTCTCCGGGGTTACGCCGCGTGGTGGAGGTGTGCGCTCAGGCCGCGCCGAGCCTCGCGACGGTGCTCGTCCTGGGGGAGAGCGGCACGGGCAAGGAGCTGCTCGCTCGCACCATCCACGACCGATCGGCTCGCGCGCGGGGCCCGTTCGTCGCGGTGAACTGCGCCGCGATCCCCGAGACCATCCTCGAGAGCGAGCTCTTCGGCCACGAACGAGGCGCCTTCACGGGGGCCGTTGGCCGAAAGGACGGGCGCTTCGCCCGCGCGGCCGGGGGCACGCTCTTCCTCGACGAGATCGGCGAGCTCTCGCCGCACGTGCAGGTGAAGCTGCTGCGTGTGCTCCAAGAGGGCGAGTACGAGCCGCTCGGCGGCGAGCCGACGCGCGCCGACGTGCGTGTGGTAGCGGCGACCAACCGGGATCTGCTCGCGGAGGTCCACGCGGGGAGGTTCCGGGAAGACCTCTATTACCGTCTGAACGTCATCTCGGTGACGGCGCCGCCGCTCCGCGCGCGTCGCGACGACATCCCGCTCCTCGTCGACCACTTCTTGCTCGTTTATTGCGCGAAGAACGGAAAATCCAAGATCGTTCCGACGCGCGAGGCCATCGACCGCTTGCTCGAGTATCCGTGGCCCGGGAACGTGCGCGAGCTCGAGAACGTGATCGAGCGCGCGGTCGTCCTGTCGCGGTCGTCGACCCTCACCGAGGCGGATTTGCCCGAGGCCCTCGTCGCACCGCGTGAGCCGACCTCGCACGCGCTCGAGTTCCCGATCGGCACGCCCCTCGCCGAGATCGAGGCCCGCGTCATCCGCGAGACGCTCCGCCACACGAAGGGCGACAAGTCCGTGGCCGCGCAGCTCCTCGGCATCTCGACGCGCACCATCTACCGGAAGATCGACGGCGTCATCGACGAGTAG